The genomic window CGCCTGCGGCTTCGCGCAGTCGGCGATGGGGCCATTTTATTGTCCCCTCGATCGCCGCGTATTTCTTGACACGTCTTTCTTTCGAGAAATGGAAACGCGCTTCAACGCCTGTCGCGGCAAGCAATGCGAATTTGCGCAGGCCTATGTGATCGCGCATGAGGTCGGCCATCACATCCAGAATTTGCTCGGCATCTTGCCGCGCGCGCAACAGATGCAGCAGCAGGCCGGCAGCCGCGCGCAAGCGAACAACATCCAGGTCCGGGTGGAATTGCAGGCGGACTGCTTCGGCGGCGTCTGGGCCAATCACGCGCAGCGCAAAGTCAACTTTATCGAGCCCGGCGATATCGAGGCGGCGCTGTCGACCGCGTCCGCGATCGGGGACGACACCTTGCAGCGCAAGGCACAGGGTCGCGTCGTGCCTGACTCATTCACGCATGGCTCGGCCGCGCAGCGGCAGCGCTGGTTCACCATCGGCTTCAAGGAAGGCCGGGTGTCGGCCTGCAATACGTTCCAGGCGGCGAATCTGTGACTGGTCATGCCGGGAGGCGCAGTTGCGCCGGACCCGGAATCCAGATTCAACGATTTGCGTTTAGTTCTG from Pseudorhodoplanes sp. includes these protein-coding regions:
- a CDS encoding neutral zinc metallopeptidase, with translation MRWEDFRRSDNVEDVRGEGGVGRGGGFPIPGGSGGLGIGTIIVLGLLGWALGIDPRILIGGAEIIGGGQQQIERQQTPDRQAGAPSDRQGQFVSAVLGSTEDVWTEIFAQNGQQYRPPRLRLFAGATQSACGFAQSAMGPFYCPLDRRVFLDTSFFREMETRFNACRGKQCEFAQAYVIAHEVGHHIQNLLGILPRAQQMQQQAGSRAQANNIQVRVELQADCFGGVWANHAQRKVNFIEPGDIEAALSTASAIGDDTLQRKAQGRVVPDSFTHGSAAQRQRWFTIGFKEGRVSACNTFQAANL